A single region of the Paludibacter jiangxiensis genome encodes:
- a CDS encoding pyridoxal phosphate-dependent aminotransferase yields the protein MNQLSARINALSPSETLAMSQKSAELKAQGFDVINLSVGEPDFNTPDHIKAAAKKAVDDNFSFYSPVPGYLDLRQAISEKLEKENGLTYKPDQILCSNGAKQSVCNVVLSVVGPGDEVIIPAPYWVSYVEMVKLAEGVNVVVEASIDQDFKITPAQLEAAITPKTKAIILCSPSNPTGSVYTKEELKGLADVLAKYPQIVIISDEIYEHINYLGQHESIAQFENVRERVVIVNGVSKGYAMTGWRLGWIAGPKWVVSAINKLQGQYTSGPCSIAQKAAVAAYKGDQSCVAEMRVAFQRRRDLIVKLAKEVPGFKVNNPTGAFYIFPDCSYYLGKSFNGNKIETAADLAMYLLDEAKVACVGGNAFGAPNCIRMSYATSDENIEKAMARINDALSKLV from the coding sequence ATGAACCAATTATCTGCGCGTATTAACGCATTATCACCATCTGAGACGTTGGCGATGTCTCAAAAAAGCGCCGAACTGAAAGCTCAAGGCTTCGATGTGATTAATCTGAGTGTCGGTGAACCCGATTTCAACACTCCCGACCACATAAAAGCGGCAGCAAAAAAAGCGGTTGATGATAATTTTTCATTCTATTCACCCGTACCCGGATACCTCGACCTGCGTCAGGCTATCAGTGAAAAACTTGAAAAAGAGAATGGTTTGACATATAAACCGGATCAGATTCTTTGCTCCAATGGCGCAAAGCAATCTGTATGCAACGTTGTTCTCAGCGTAGTAGGACCTGGCGACGAGGTAATCATTCCGGCTCCCTACTGGGTTAGTTATGTGGAAATGGTGAAACTGGCCGAAGGTGTCAACGTAGTCGTTGAAGCAAGCATCGATCAGGATTTCAAAATTACTCCTGCTCAACTCGAAGCTGCCATTACACCAAAAACAAAAGCCATTATTCTCTGCTCTCCTTCAAATCCTACCGGTAGCGTTTATACCAAAGAAGAATTGAAAGGTTTGGCTGATGTATTGGCAAAATATCCTCAGATTGTCATCATCTCTGACGAAATATACGAACACATCAACTACCTGGGTCAGCACGAAAGCATCGCACAGTTCGAAAACGTTCGCGAGCGCGTGGTGATCGTCAACGGTGTTTCGAAAGGCTATGCCATGACAGGCTGGCGTCTCGGTTGGATTGCCGGTCCGAAATGGGTGGTTAGCGCCATTAACAAATTGCAGGGTCAGTACACTTCAGGTCCTTGCTCAATTGCACAGAAAGCTGCCGTGGCTGCTTACAAAGGCGATCAAAGCTGTGTTGCCGAAATGCGTGTGGCTTTCCAACGCCGTCGCGACCTGATTGTGAAACTTGCCAAAGAAGTTCCGGGCTTCAAAGTAAACAATCCGACCGGAGCATTTTATATCTTCCCCGATTGCAGCTACTATCTAGGGAAATCATTCAACGGAAATAAAATAGAAACAGCAGCCGATCTGGCTATGTACCTTCTCGACGAGGCAAAAGTGGCCTGCGTGGGTGGTAATGCCTTTGGCGCTCCCAACTGCATCCGCATGTCGTATGCAACTTCAGACGAAAATATCGAAAAGGCGATGGCTCGCATCAATGATGCATTGTCAAAGCTTGTATAA